The Coffea arabica cultivar ET-39 chromosome 9c, Coffea Arabica ET-39 HiFi, whole genome shotgun sequence nucleotide sequence TTAAAAAAGATACCATCAAGAAACAATTGTCTCCGACTACCGATCGAAATAGAGTCCTAATGGCAGCGTTACACTTGCTCGTATCTTCCTTCTAGTCTGTTAGTTATGCGAGTCAAAATTATCTATGGGAATAATATATAGGACCACAAGATCTGAAAGTtgaattattttctttattcagaTTCTACTCTTTGAAAGCTGAATTATTTTGTAGATTCTAATCTTTGAAAGCGAAAATATTTTGTCCATTTAGATTCAACTCTATCccattgtttctttctttcttttggaggAAACTCTATCTCATTCTTATAAATATCTAAGAATATTTGGTTAAAAATTCTGCACTATGGAGAAATCTCCTCTATCCTCTTTTCTACTGCTCCTGCTGATACCTGTCCTTGCCTCATGTGTTGAAAAACAggtttttaaatattatttactTCATCTTGGGTGTGAAAACTTAAAGGCAAGACTGAAATGTGAGCCTTATGCCAAATTATTCATTGATGGTTTCAGGTTTATGTTGTATACTTCGGAGAGCACAGCGGAGAGAAAACACAGCATGAAATTGAAGAGAACCATCATTCTTATCTCTCATCTGTGAAAGAATCTGAGGAAGAAGCAAGGTCTTCTCTTCTTTATAGTTATAAGCACAGCATCAATGGCTTCGCGGCCTTGCTGACACTGGAGGAAGCTGAAAAACTCTCCGGTAAGCAGGACTAATCCCAATTCTTGATTTCATCTGACGCTCTTTTCTATGAAAAAAAACTAATGATGAACATGGAATGAAAATTTGCAGGAAGGGAAGAAGTGGTATCTGTGTTCACGAGCCAGGAGTACTCTTTGCATACCACAAGGTCTTGGGAATTTGCGGGAGTGGAGAAGCTGCTCAACGAATTCAATGCTAATGACAAGGATGACTTGCTAGTGAAAGCTAAATTTGGCAGAGATGTAATTGTTGGGATGCTAGATAGTGGTAAGTTTTTGAATGCTAATCTCAgaagtttaaaatttttcacaGGATGAATCTTTTTAATGTCAGTGTAAAGATTTTTTAGGACCGTGGTAACTTAGTTTGATAAAATACATGTTTTGTGGTTCTTTCAACTAGAATTTTGTTGTTTGAAATGAGAATATTGCTTTTATCAGGGGTGTGGCCAGAATCTTACAGCCTCAAGGATAAAGGGTTGGGACCTATTCCAAAAGGATGGAAAGGGATCTGTCAAACTGGGGATCAATTCAATACATCAAACTGCAACAGGTGAGTGGGTTTCCCTTTCGTATTTTGGCTATTCTGCCACTAGGTCAAGTTTTCTTTTATCttcttttgaagaaatttggTCAGGCAAGAAAGGATCCCATCCCTCCATAATTTTGCCCGAGAAACAGGTCatcattttggcattttcaagATCATCAAGAAACATTTTGAAAAGAAACGTACGTTGGGCCAGTAAATTGTCCCACAAAAATTGTCTTTGCATGCATGGTCTATTTGTCTAACAAGCCTAAAACTTGTCCATTTCgatcaaacaaaaaatttatCTGACTGGTATTCATTAATATTGGCTGCTTCCTTTGCCGTCTCATTACCTTCCTTCCGTGCAGTACATTATTAGTCCATGCTCagtttatttattcatttttttttgtatggtcTCTGCATTTCAACATcaaccttcattttttttttattattttgtgccaaattattaaattatttgatAGGCCTGCAAAGATGTGAAAAGTGATAGAATGAACAAGATCAACACGAATTTGGAAAATGACAAGGCATTACCAGGCCGCAGTCCCAACTTTTGGCCAATGCCAAACTTATAGAagtaacttttgaccaaaaattattGACATCAAATAACATAGTCAAGATTGTAGTTTTCAACTCGCTTGTGTTGTCCATACCTAGATATACTAAAGTCTTGAAAATTGAGCTGGTCACGAGTTGCAAGTGTTCTACCTTCCTTTCCTTTTAAAAGTTTTCACCTCTAAAGCCATTAAAATATGCTGGGTGAAAAGCATGAAATTCACAAAATTGTCACCGACGTCACCTTTCAATCTTTACCATTTCCTTATGAAAATTATTGAAAACTTGATCACacatttcctttgtttttgtagTTCTTGGATTACTTTACGTTTGTTAATTGTAATTCGCCTTTGGTGAAATCAAGAAGGCACTGTTTAGTACGGTGATTGACTAGAAATTCTTGGGAATTTCTGGACTAATTCTTGTATATAATTCTTCTCAATATTGCAGGAAAATAATTGGTGCTCGGTACTACGTTAAAGGGTATGAAAAGTATTACGGCCCTCTAAACCGAACACAGGATTACCGCTCCCCTCGGGACAAAGATGGACATGGAACTCACACGGCATCAACAGTTGGAGGTCGTAGGGTTCATAATGTTGCAGCACTTGGTGGATTTGCCCGTGGCACAGCCTCAGGCGGTGCACCCCTTGTACGCCTTGCAATCTACAAAGTTTGCTGGCCAACTCCAAAGAAAGGCAAAGAAGAAGGGAATTCATGTTTTGACGCAGACATGTTGGCAGGAATTGATGATGCCATTCAGGATGGGGTTGATGTGTTAAGCATTTCAATTGGATCATATGATGCTACGCCTTTCAGCAAGGATTCGATTGCAATAGGAGCACTTCATGCCGTCAAGAACAATATTATAACTGCCTGCAGTGCTGGAAACAGCGGCCCGGCCTCCTATTCAATAAGGAATACAGCGCCCTGGATCCTTACAGTTAGTGCTAGTAGTTTAGATCGTAAATTTATTGCAGCTGTGGAACTTGGAAATGGAGAGACACTTCAGGTAAAACTAGAAAAACAGGATAATTAATTGGCTAAATTGCTTCGCAGATACATGGCAAATCTTGATGGagtatttcattttcactgtGCTGAAAATCAGGGCGAGTCAATATCTCCTTACCACCTGAAAAGGAAGTTGTATCCTCTAGTTCGTGCCGGTCAAGTTGTTAATCCTAATGTGACTAAAGATTTATTAGAGTAAGATCCTTGTACTCGTTAAATCTTTAACCTGGTGTTATGTGAGTTACTCCTATATTTTTTTCATCTCCATTACTTTGCAGTCAATGCATGCCCGGTTCGCTTTCTCCTGAGAAGGCGAAAGGAAAGATTGTGTTCTGCCTTAGAGGAAACGGAACAAGAGTTGGAAAGGGAGCAGAGGTGAAGAGAGCAGGAGGAGTTGGTTACATACTTGGAAACAATAAATCGCTAGGAGAGGATGTATCAGTTGATTGTCATCTTCTTCCATCTATTGCAGTTGGTTGTCGAAATGCGACCAAAATTCTCAAGTACATAGATTCTACCAAGAATGCAACCGCGTATATTACACCAGCTGATACAGTAATCCATGGTATCCCAGCACCACACATGGCTGGCTTTACCAGTGTAGGTCCAAGCCCTGTATCAGAGGCTATTCTCAAGGTAAGTCAAGTCATCTTATTATAAGTAAGTTTTAATATTCAGGTAATCAATTAAGGAGGAATAAGTTACCAACAGTAAAATTGGACCATAATTAAAGAATTTAGTAATCTATTGAAAAAAGTTAACTAGGTTTATCCATTTTCACTCATAGACCATGTCATCATATAGATTTTTGAACATCGTTGCTATTACTTTTCTTTACATCATCATACATTGCCGTGACATTTTCTTATTCATTAGTAATACTACTTCAGAAAAGGATGCTTTGATTGTTAttttttgctttaatttgtGCTTCTAATGTAGATGTTTTACTTCATTAGCCGCTCCTTTAAAACACTGTCTGCATTACAAATACTTAGCCTTAGCTTATGGTTTGGTTGGTATTCCATGTACTGCATTTTATTGCGTACTAAATTAATGAATCTCACAGCACCTTGCCTTCTACTTTGTTTGgaattagaaaaacaaaactaatgtaCTTTTCTTTTTAAGGTAAAAAGTTGTTCTGTCAATTAAGTATGCGTATACAATACCAGAATAACTAACGACCTCCAAGGTTACACAAGATTCTTGGATCTGAGTTCCAAATTACACTCAATTTCCAGTTGCAAAGAACAATTGAGTGAATCGAGAGTGCCGGCTAgacttcctttccttttctttaacgGATAATGAGGTTTCTGATAGTTTCATTTGGtacattcaaattttaaaaaatctttactttaaacattttgtatcatttacaaaccattttaaaatattatatgaaaaaattcattttgggagagtaaatataatttcattccaaaatttCCCTTTTATAGTCTTATTTTTTATTACCAAAATTGTGAGCATgttaataaaaaatgaaaaataaaaacaaaaggtATGAAGGTTTATTTTGATTGGGCAAAATATAGTGTGTTTTTAAATACCAATAGttaatatttgaattttttatttgaaggTTTTGCAATTTCCGGAGATAATGTTTTCTTACTATAAAATGCTTTGAGTTAATTTAAGAAGTTCTATAAATTGTTTACATAGTTttgaattttccaattttttttccaaatcgaTGGCTTGAAAAGTAAAAAGATACAACATTCTAAAAATTACATATGAACTTGTTTGTATTGTTACACTTAACATGCTATTAAAAGATTTTTTATCTTGTTATCaacttttaaattttcattaaagagcTGCATTGATGaatttacaaaaattaagaGATAAATTTGATGTCTAATGATAATTAAGTAATCATAATAAAATGGCAAATTTTGAATGAAATTGTATTCTCTCtcccaaaatgagttttttaatattatggccccatttggcaagtgagttttttgagtgtttgtATAAAACTTTATTGTAGATCACTGTAGAAGTTATAGAAAAACTTTAtaagatgaaaaactttttttcctttccattttctttctttctttttcttttttctttttttttctttttttttcttttttttttcttttctttcctcccttTCCGCTTCCCTCCCCTGTTCCCTCTCCCGAAACTGCCAATGAAGCAGcaaaagaaatattttttttttgctttttttctctCCCCATCTCCTGCCTGCCActcctccctctccctcccccgccacccctcttctccctctccttcTCCCCCTCTCCTTCCCTCTCCCCTTCTCCATCCCCCTTCCCTCGCCCGCCAACTCTCCGTCCCTCCTGGCAGATGAAATAGCAacataaacttttttttttttcaattttcctcTCACTCTCCTCTCCTCTCCACTCATTCTCTTGCTGGACAAAGCAgcaacagattttttttttggaattttccctctccccctctcctccccttCCCCCCCCACCCTCACCCTCTCCCGGTGCGATCTGGTCTCGCGACTAGATCAGCTAGAGGGGGAGGGGAAGGGTAGGGAGGAGAAggagagggagaaaaaaaaagggaggatcAAATCGAGCAAAGAGGGAGGATGGCGGGGAAGGAAGATggggagagggagaaagaaaaaaaaaaaagaaaaccgaCATCGGAAGAGGTGCTCGATGCCGGAACTAGCGGCGGAGGTGGTGGTTGGCgacggaggtggtggtgggttggGATGGGGGAGGAAGAACAAGAAAAGGAgaagggatttttttttatgtgttttgggtattttgaaATGTGCAGGTAAaaatttttgagaagtttttttaaTTTACTGTAGCTAAAGTTGGTAAAAAAACTAGTATAAGACAAACTTGAGTAAAAACTCAAgtgccaaacaggccctgtaTTTTGGAGTGGGCTTCAAACGTTACAAAATGTTCAAATTAGGGGAGCCAAGTGAAATTTTTAAAGTTTGAGGGTGTCAAGTGAAACTATtagaaatctcaagggaggtttctaaaattatccctttcttTAATCTATGTTTTCCCAAAGCTTCCTTCCTGACGTCCTTAGTTATAATCTCTAGTGCTAAACgccatttgaattcaaaatttgaaaataagatGGGGTATCAATTCTTTCAAAGGACTAagataaacaaagaaaaaaaatatttatttctttttaggGTAAATTACTTATAAAATCCTATGattttagataatatcaaacaACCCCTCTAAAGTTTTAAAATAGCCATATAACTCCCTATGATTTTTTGTAAAGTGAAAAATAGACAGAATACACAATCATTTATGGCATTTATACCAAATACACTCTAAAAGCAtgtgtgataaaatcttaaTCTCCATGTAACTCCCTTATGATTTGTATATGTGACGCCTCCATttctccctaaggcaaaccaaagggtatccgcaggatgcctgcccaactctcgccagaactcacgcAATATCCATTCAAGTTTAATGCAATACTAGACATCACAACCAAATAAGGTAAAGTCAAATAGCACGGAAGCTTTCaaacttaatgatgtttaacaAATATCCAATTCTTACGTCGGATTTCCAGAATACATTCAATTCCAAAATATGGAACAGCCAAGAGTCTAGCCAAATACATTGGAAATCCtattacaaaagtacatcatAAGAGGGCTCCATCAAGTTCCACTTCATCcatccctgttaaggaaaacaaatttacggggtgagcaaaaacgctcgtgaggccaataacacacatgcaggcacattgttcaagtaacaatcccaatttttcaagtcgagcaataatattttaataaatgacaattcaagctagaaaagtaaacagaaacaattcaaggatatagaagctctcaggagctatttttcacttgcacgatcatgaacctccacgagttgacactccgtcaatcgggtaggtttagtctgtagaaacttcacttacacgatcccctttcaccttacataccacaCCGAGCCTGCAATACTTTTatgaggcgatactccacgagtatgccaagcaaaacCTCTCGATAGGTCAAACTTATATGATCTCATGGTTCGATAAGAAGCCCGACCAATCCCATGCCGGCTTGAGTCCAAGGTTAGCCAATGAGAGAGTTGAGCGTCCCCCACTGAACATGTAAgagtcgagaagattcactccaatcgacttatgcaatcatagcataaAGTAACACTTAAACACGTCACGCAagttcacttaacaagtcacttcatGTTACGAAATTCAAGTATACATCATGTAAATGAGaacgaatgcgataaagtacacactcgactcagcattttcaaaatctctatTTTTGATAACACTTAACACTTATCATGTATATTACATAATTCACATATTTggcactcaccaagtaaacaaaagAAGAAGTTTCATTGGAAATTCAGGTGTCCACCgcgggatcctcttgaaggtcatCGTGCGAGCCTgaacaattaataatgaacaatcacttataaacccccaATTATCATGAATGATTGTACAGttgtacaatctagaaaatatcTTGAATGTGTGCCTAAATTACTCGCGAAtcaaggctcaaaagtggggttttaaagcacaagagaaatcgagttttcatctttgaaatcgagtgtaaaatgttcaagtgatatcgagggaaaaaggagaattcgaaaaaattccatttccttaagtttcgaaaatttcagctttgatacgagatttttgaaaaaaatcgtatctcactcactacaagtccaaaattagaaaacttggtaccgttggaaacttcttccaaagtactaaaggTTCCTAAactacacttttccatgattccaaacgaaaaatattcaaaatttggttcaAAGTTACCGTTTTAAACTATCGAGGCAGTTTTGGGGTTGATTTttcgccaactttggaaattcggcaaaattcacagattggaactagcctctcagatttgaaactcaattagagttgcaatcaaagtttaaaacataacaagcagaacaagaatcggagttttgagcaccaagatatagtagctcaaagttgctgaaaatttgagacaattaggcaatttccaggtttaaagtACCAACTTTGGATTTTGTTCgagtatcgaaatggacttggaatggcaccaaaattaacagtattacactaccatataagggctatttctatgtaaaatttcatagaaaaatacgcatgaaaagtcagttaacaaaaccACTAAAGTTCTAAgaagttccaaggcaaatctgtcttggacatccgtttttccgttttcaagcatttggccaagaaaatttcctcaaacatggttcattggtgtagACAAGATCTAATAAACatccaagatgtgtttggtaggtgattaacaccaagaatttcgaaacaacaagtcccaataaAGATTAAAGCTTTgaactagccaaaagagggtttgAATTCACCTAATCAGTTTGGaatttcggccacaactcactcaattcaattcCGAATTGAGTATGgttagtggcgttgaaaactagattcataattctacaatttattaaaagaaatcattctcaaaatctatccacaactagctcacatttgagcatcaattcactgctcaaaatagagctcccagtgtagacgtgAAACAGGAAAGTCATGTTTAAATGATTGGTACGGACTGCTCAAGTGGAATcagaacatgcattttataccgttggaaatctgggaatgtctagtttccagtgccataaatggcactcaatttcaaTATCGGAGTAAaaaattatagccaaaataataACACTGCCAGAGTAGTtgcgggaaaaatttccagttttgctggtttccgaaaacacatcatttggccaaTCAAATCACAttatttttttgatgaaactttctacagaacccacacaacatatatacatcataaccaagtcattagaaccacgAAAAATCACTTTAAAGGTCACGAACAACACTGGggcagaaatgaaaaattttcaccttcacTCCCCTTTGAACCTTCATCCAAAATATCACTcatttccactaatttaagcactaaaccaacattaatatcatgaaaacataacaaatcagtccatccaaccatagtgggagttcatagagcccacacaccattttccaacataaataaggctacccacatgcatgcatgagcttataaatgttatattacttccataag carries:
- the LOC113708537 gene encoding subtilisin-like protease SBT5.6, whose protein sequence is MEKSPLSSFLLLLLIPVLASCVEKQVYVVYFGEHSGEKTQHEIEENHHSYLSSVKESEEEARSSLLYSYKHSINGFAALLTLEEAEKLSGREEVVSVFTSQEYSLHTTRSWEFAGVEKLLNEFNANDKDDLLVKAKFGRDVIVGMLDSGVWPESYSLKDKGLGPIPKGWKGICQTGDQFNTSNCNRKIIGARYYVKGYEKYYGPLNRTQDYRSPRDKDGHGTHTASTVGGRRVHNVAALGGFARGTASGGAPLVRLAIYKVCWPTPKKGKEEGNSCFDADMLAGIDDAIQDGVDVLSISIGSYDATPFSKDSIAIGALHAVKNNIITACSAGNSGPASYSIRNTAPWILTVSASSLDRKFIAAVELGNGETLQGESISPYHLKRKLYPLVRAGQVVNPNVTKDLLDQCMPGSLSPEKAKGKIVFCLRGNGTRVGKGAEVKRAGGVGYILGNNKSLGEDVSVDCHLLPSIAVGCRNATKILKYIDSTKNATAYITPADTVIHGIPAPHMAGFTSVGPSPVSEAILKPDITAPGLNILAAWTEGDSPTKMDVDHRVVKYNFLSGTSMSCPHIAGAAALLRAIHPTWSSAAIRSALVTTAGILNNMGKPITDASGKEANPFLFGSGHFRPSKAADPGLVYDASYEDYLLHLCSIGYNLKNLTRNNSCPKNLPPPHNLNYPSVAIPKLNGTVVVKRIVTHVGSSRSIYFSSVKPPVGISVTISPPILYFNQYGEKKSFTIRVQAESTEGVGENAKNKYRFGWYIWRDSNGTYSVRSPIAVAFS